One part of the Rutidosis leptorrhynchoides isolate AG116_Rl617_1_P2 chromosome 1, CSIRO_AGI_Rlap_v1, whole genome shotgun sequence genome encodes these proteins:
- the LOC139888700 gene encoding uncharacterized protein: protein MVSKLFIKKKKLSTNDYRQERNISSLGAKLDRLPTRLNISYRGIEIKAIGCPRFRLLMFGARFGFGWIVACLRKRSGLIGRFGSLHGMIDYYKGASVGHRNVDLTHLQYTNDALFFGEWSRTDIENLIDLVTCFGEVSGLKINFVKSIFYGVNVAQEDVTTMAHMFHCSAGSFPFEYLGIPIGLHMNKSVLGRARLLSVGGRLTLTKSVLGSLPLYFLSLFKASSGVVKLLESIRRKFMWNARNNNSITWVKWNQALDSKKLGGLGIGSIQAKNLSLLAKWWWRLKTERNFLWANTIKSIYGEDGGFA, encoded by the exons ATGGTATCAAAACtgttcatcaaaaaaaaaaaactgtccaCAAATGATTATAGACAAGAAAGAAACATTAGTTCTCTTGGTGCAAAACTGGATAGGCTTCCTACAAGGCTAAACATTAGTTATCGTGGAATAGAGATCAAAGCAATTGGATGTCCTCGAT TTCGTCTGCTGATGTTTGGGGCAAGGTTCGGATTTGGTTGGATTGTGGCTTGCCTTCGTAAGCGATCTGGGTTGATTGGAAGATTTGGATCACTGCATGGAATG ATAGATTATTACAAAGGGGCCTCTGTTGGACATAGGAATGTAGATTTGACTCATTTGCAATACACTAATGATGCTCTATTTTTCGGGGAGTGGTCCAGAACAGACATTGAAAATCTGATTGATTTAGTTACCTGTTTCGGTGAGGTAAGTGGGCTGAAAATCAACTTTGTAAAAAGTATATTTTATGGCGTAAATGTGGCACAAGAGGATGTAACAACAATGGCGCACATGTTTCACTGTTCAGCGGGGTCTTTTCCTTTCGAATACCTGGGTATTCCGATTGGTCTCCATATGAATAAATCAGTGCTTGGGAGG GCAAGGTTGTTGTCGGTTGGAGGTAGACTCACCCTCACCAAATCGGTTTTGGGTAGTTTACCTCTATATTTTTTGTCACTCTTTAAAGCTTCTAGTGGTGTGGTTAAGTTGCTTGAATCTATTCGGAGAAAGTTTATGTGGAATGCAAGAAATAATAACTCTATTACATGGGTAAAGTGGAATCAAGCTCTTGATTCCAAAAAATTAGGCGGCCTTGGAATCGGTAGCATTCAAGCAAAAAATCTGAGTTTATTAgcaaaatggtggtggagattgaAAACGGAAAGAAACTTCTTATGGGCGAATACAATCAAATCGATATATGGAGAAGATGGAGGTTTCGCGTAG